From a region of the Mercurialis annua linkage group LG1-X, ddMerAnnu1.2, whole genome shotgun sequence genome:
- the LOC126679599 gene encoding uncharacterized protein LOC126679599 produces MDPCPFIRLTVANLALKLPSAAKSAPSVVHPSSSPCFCKIKLKNFPLQTAVIPYIPPDTTSFPDGHPQPLAATFHLSKADLERFISKSIFSGKVFLKISIFTGRRGTSCGVNSGKLLGKVCVPLDLAGTETKACVFHNGWISVGKQDSKGSSAAQFHLNVKAEPDPRFVFQFDGEPECSPQVFQIKGNIRQPVFTCKFSFRNSGDRNQRPRSLPSDSTTTRKWLSSFGSDRERPGKERKGWSITVHDLSGSPVAAASMVTPFVASPGSDRVSRSNPGSWLILRPGDGTWKPWGRLEAWRERGSSDGLGYRFELIPDTNGTGIVLAESALSLNKGGKFEIDLGCNLNGRSNAASPVCSPRSSGDFGYGLWPYCLYRGFVMSANVEGEGKCSKPSVEVSVQHVNCTEDAAAFVALAAAIDLSMDACRLFSQRLRKELCQDRDLLG; encoded by the exons ATGGATCCCTGCCCTTTCATTCGCTTAACTGTAGCCAATCTCGCGCTTAAACTTCCTTCAGCTGCTAAATCTGCTCCTTCTGTCGTTCatccttcttcttctccttgTTTTTGCAAAATCAAACTCAAGAATTTCCCTCTTCAAACCGCCGTAATCCCTTACATTCCTCCGGACACCACCAGCTTCCCCGATGGCCACCCCCAGCCTCTTGCCGCCACATTCCACCTCAGTAAAGCCGATCTTGAACGCTTTATCTCCAAGTCTATTTTCTCCGGCAAGGTTTTCCTCAAAATATCTATTTTCACCGGCCGACGTGGCACTAGTTGCGGAGTTAACTCGGGGAAGCTTTTAGGGAAAGTATGCGTGCCGTTGGATCTGGCGGGAACTGAAACTAAGGCTTGTGTGTTTCATAATGGTTGGATTTCTGTTGGGAAACAAGACAGCAAAGGTTCCTCTGCTGCTCAGTTCCATTTGAATGTTAAAGCTGAGCCTGATCCGCGATTCGTGTTTCAGTTCGATGGCGAACCTGAATGTAGTCCTCAGGTGTTTCAGATCAAAGGAAATATCAGACAACCGGTTTTCACTTGCAAGTTCAGTTTTAGAAACTCCGGTGACCGCAATCAAAGACCTAG GTCACTGCCATCAGATTCCACCACTACAAGAAAATGGCTAAGTTCATTCGGAAGTGATAGGGAACGACCAGGCAAAGAACGAAAAGGATGGTCCATAACAGTGCACGACCTCTCCGGTTCACCAGTTGCGGCTGCTTCAATGGTAACTCCTTTTGTTGCCTCTCCTGGCTCAGACCGAGTCAGCCGTTCCAACCCTGGCTCATGGCTCATACTCCGCCCAGGGGACGGCACCTGGAAGCCATGGGGCCGACTGGAGGCGTGGCGCGAGCGTGGATCCTCAGACGGGCTCGGCTACCGGTTTGAGCTCATACCCGACACCAACGGTACCGGCATTGTACTGGCGGAGTCTGCTTTGAGTTTAAACAAAGGAGGAAAGTTCGAGATTGATTTAGGATGTAATTTGAACGGACGGTCAAATGCAGCTTCTCCGGTTTGCAGTCCGAGAAGCAGCGGAGATTTCGGGTATGGATTATGGCCTTATTGTCTGTACCGAGGGTTTGTGATGTCGGCGAATGTTGAAGGGGAAGGGAAATGCAGTAAACCTAGCGTGGAAGTGAGTGTTCAGCACGTGAACTGCACGGAGGATGCAGCTGCTTTTGTTGCATTAGCTGCTGCCATTGATTTGAGTATGGATGCTTGTAGGCTGTTCTCTCAACGTCTCCGGAAGGAGCTCTGTCAGGACCGGGACTTACTTGGTTGa